The genomic stretch TATATTACATCTGTTCTTTTTCTGTTTGGAAATGaagcatatttatttattacaacaCCTGCTGATTTGCGTTTTTTTCTTACAGCTTTAATTGTATATTTCAATAGAACTttttacagttatgtgcttagtCACCTGGCCTTACATGAAAAGTGAGGCTGAACTTGTTCTGACTCACACTTTCTGCTTTTTTATGCTAATGTCCTTAATGACGTTGTTAAAGAATTGATAGGTGAGGGAATGGATCCCCATGccccatcatagttttttaaaatcgattgttttgtttttcaaagctaTTTTATAAGTTTTCGTTCCCACTGCCGCACAATCTGCCGCAAGTGTTTAAAACTTCATTACGTCATCACAACcggccaatcaggtgcctctaaaaatagcttggtcACTGGAAGAGGCCTCATGTACCATTTTCTCACACAAAATCGTGGCATCTGTATATACCAATTAATGCATGAGTTATCTTGGTACTTCGTCATGTCAGGAAAGGATCGAACGGAAAGAAATtgaaatatatagaggatattacatggccgcgtggAGATAcggaaatttctcttcgagtgataaaaaatattattattattattattattattattattattatttattttttcttctgcGCCCATTTCATAAAATGATCATGGGCGCATTACAATGAATAGAAGTAAATAGTAAAGTAGTAAATAATGCTAATTACAATAATGGTGATACtacaaataaattgactttaaaaatttatcattcaaaaatacaaaatattattctaaaattgagttcattgAAAAGCAGATCTATAAAGATGTGTCTTTAAACATCGTTTAAAACTCAAAATATTTGTGTTTTGACACAGTTCTAGTGGCAGGGCAAAGTTGCGGTGCTGCCACTTGGAATGCCCTGTCACCGAGTGTTTTGCGAGTCTTGATAATACTAGGCGAGAGCAAAATTCCGTTAGCAGACCTTAGACTATAAGCACTTTGGGCTTTGATGGAAATCAGCTCTGAAATATAAGGTGGCGCGAAGCCATGAATAGCCTTAAATGCGaataaaatgatcttaaaatttACACGCTGCCTAATGGGAAGCCAGTGGAGTTCTCACAACAAAGGTGTAACATGCGAATACCGAGGCGCTTTACAGACTAACCTGGCTGCAGCGTTAAGAACTCGTTGCATCTTGTTTAACTGGCACGCGGGCAACCCATACAaaagactattgcaatagtcaataCGCGAGGTTATAAATGCATGGACTAAGGACTTAGTATCATCTGGGCTCAGAAACTTACGTATACGACCGATGTTGTGCAGGTGATAGAATGCTGCACCACATACTTTACTTATGTGAGTCGACATACTAAGTTGCGAATCAAACCATGACCCTAAATTTCTAACTGAAGGTTTCGCTTCTATAGTTTCATCGCCTACCGCAATGCTTGTCACATTGACCTTTGCGAGCTGCTGCCTAGTACCTATCAGTACAACCTCCGTCTGATCCTCATTAAGCTTTAAACGATCCCTAACCATCCAACCCCTTAAGTCCCTAATACAGTCACCCATGGCTTTAAGAGCAGCCTCATCGTCTCCTGGTTGATTTGGACTGAACGCCACATACAGCTGTGTATCATCTGCGTAGCAATGAGTGCTAGGGAGGTGCTTCTCTACAATTTCGAACATCTTGCTAGTGTAGATTGTGAACAAGACAGGACCAAGACAGCTCCCCTGTGGGACACCTTGCTTCAACGGAAAAGAAGACGAGAGACCACCATTCACCACGACTTGCTGAGATCTGCCAGATAGATAAGATGTAAACCACTCTAGCGCCTTTCCGCTCACTCCTATGGCCGTGCGAAGTCGATCGAGAAGAATGTCATGCCGCACAGTATCAAATGCCGCTCTAAGATCAAGGAGAACTAAGAGCGTAACCTTCTGTGCGTCCATGTTCATTAAGATATCGTTCTTGACTTTAAGCAAAGCAGACTCAGTACTGTGATGTTCTTTGTACGCGGATTGCAACAGAAGGTGTAGCTTATTAGTTGTCATATGATCTGTGAGCTGGACAGCGGCTGCTTTCTCAGAAAGCTTAGAGATGTAACGGAGGTTGCTAACTGGACGAAAGTTCTTATAAGCGATATCGAGTCCATGTTTCTTCAAGGATGGTAGTACTAGGGCCTCCTTCCAATCATCAGCAAATACACTCGATTCAAATGATAGGTTGATTATCTTAGTGATAACTGGAAGTAGGACATCAAGAACGTCATTTGCAAGAGCGCCTCGCTGGCAGCACATGCTCTTCGCTTTTCACTGCTCTTCTTCGACTTCGACTTCTCATAATTTGTTCTACAATcgttattatataaattattattattatataaacatatattattattatataaacatattatataaacataaacataaacattatataaacataaacattattatataaacatattattattatatacacacaaatgaaattctaaatcatttcacgaaaggcatcgaaaggcgtgatttttatatgtaaccatagccacagtgatcttttcacgagTGAGGATAACATGTTTTGGctcgaaagctcacttggtatttcattggtgtttatataataaagtcACTATATGCTTACTGTTACGAAGCAAAGGTTTtcgtacaccaacatggcgcgatgacgtaacgtgaaaactaTCCATTGCAAACTCGCAAAAAGTCCGAgctccagatgggatttgaaacCACGACCCTCCGTAGTCGGATGcgatattattgtttttcagAATGTTTTTTCCGATGATTATTTGCCCTACTAGAATTAATGTCACATAACGCGTCCTTTATTCATAACGTTTTTTGCCAATGATTCACAGGTTTATTACTGACATCTCTTATCACCTTTCCATTTTTCTAATATCAAGTTATGGTTAGAGAGGgagttttggggggtaatagaagtgtattatgggtttgtgcaagtagtgaatgcaTGAGTTATCTTGAGAAGGTACTTCGTCATATCAGGAAAGGATCGAAcagaaagaaatggaaatatAGTTTACTATATGTTACCTGTTAAGCAAAGGTTTGTCCTTGAAAAACGATCGCAGATGGCGACAAGTATAATGCTAGAGTCAGAGTGAATAAGAATTTCTTCTCCTCCGGTTTCTTTTTTCCAATTAAAAGGGGAAGAAAATTGACATGGTGAACTTGATGTGTACTTTTTTGTCGCTTTTTGGAACTTTTAACTTACCATGTCAACAAAtctttattaaaaataaattctttaCGTAAGGACTGACTTTAACATTTGCTTTGTCCTTTGAGTCAAGATGGGCGGGCCCTGTATACTGATCATTAACTATCGTCATGGGAAATGTTTTGTAAATGCCTTTtcgtcttaaggacgttcgcccAAATCTttctacggtgagattttcttcatttctcgccttgAGTTATATCACGAAGCTACGATAAAGTATATAACGGATAAAAGAAGCGTCGAAGCAGAAGGCTAAGAACCAGATCAGTTTTACAGGTTATTAATGAGTTACCTCGAATTGGGAAGGTGGCGCTACAAGCGTCTGTTTTAATCTTGTGTGTATTGAACTAGCAGATCAGACCGCGCATcctaattcctccattcgcgcataacTATAAGTTATTTGCAAGCTGGGAGGTCcgcgtatagcgaaaaactgtgacctcggtcttgaaaatgctgacCTGGGCCGCAGGCtgagggcagctttttcaagaccgaggtcacagtttttcgctgtGCGGACCGACCCtcagctggtaaataacttattgatgtttttcctctctctctctctcccttcctctctgaaatcagttttttaattgttgactcgcaccgcgcttgatagcgaatgtagtattaaagcgacttacaaactgaacgtttctaagagaaataactttatttgaattctatttccaaacctcttgtctaataaaaagtaacttTTGTATGTAAACCGATTCGGTGtcagaaaaaatgaaatttaaggtcatcatacaagctcacgcaaccaagGCTGGATGAGAAAATTCTGCCCGCTCctggaaccaatcagattgcaggatttgttgactTCCGTCCATTATCAGTCAAACAAACGCAGCGCTTTCTCTGTTTTTGTTGTATGACGATATTGTAAGCCTAAGTTACTGTTGAAATCGTAAGCACTATTATCTGAAAGTATatcttttcaaaataataataaaaaatcctaaaaaaaaattaccttattGCCCATAATGCTCAGGTAAATTAAGGCATGGGTCTCAATTTGCCTTAATTTGCTCACTTCAAAAGTGAGGGGGTGGTCTATCTCTTACAGCTGTAGATGTAGACACATAAAACTTTGTCAGCTGCTTACATTTTTAGTTTAAgtcaatttcattattttttattatgcaaattaggtcaCGTGACGTCCATCTGTTTAAAAAGCTTGTTTTTGAAACGGCAACACTTTTTCGTGTGCTCTCAATTGCTTTGCCGGTTGCATAGTGTTAAGGCCGATTAGTATATCACTTCTGTGCTTGGCCTTTGTTAAATATGTAAAAGGAAGGCGTCAAGATGGGATAAAACTGCCCTGGGGGACTGGGTCTAGTTGAAAAAAccgtttattttcaaaaaaagtaaaaaattcaaaaaaggcCAAGCACAGTTTTGTGGAAGCTTGCATTACACATTGTCCTAAACCAGTCCGGTTTAATAACTCGCAACAAAAAGTGTTGCCATTTTTGTCTAAagacattttattgttttctggcCGCGTGCAGTCACGTGACAACATGAGCATATTGGGCACATACCAAATTGACAGAAACCCACGCTTGTATGTGTTTGGCAAAGTTTCATCTTTCTAATGCGTAAGTGCTCCGAGTTAGACCACCCCCATCACGTTTTGATTAAATCATTGTTTACCCATGCCTTAATTTACCTGAGTGATCCAAAGTTAATTAAAAAAGTTTAATACCACTTGCTTTTGATGTCTTTCTTCTTGTCGGTGGTCCTTAAAGTAAAAGATTTGAGAAATAGCGGTTGAGAGTATCCTTTTAGTGAAATTTTACTGAATTCTTCTTGAAATAGTCACGACCCCAGAGAGCAAGTTGAGCAGTTCCTTGACTTCAAGCTAAAAGTCGGTTTAAAACATTTTCTGTACAATTATTGATGATCCGCATACCCGTCTTATTCAAGAACACGGAAATATCCAGTTTTTCTGTGTCATTggcataaataatttatttgaaaattaacagtattttttctttgcaataaaGGATTATTTACATGATAAGCCGGATGTAATAAAAAAAGTACACAACAAATTTGCAAGTGcatgatttttattttcttccccAAAACATCGGGGTTTTTCTTtggaacaagcaaacaaaaaggaaagattATTAACTCTAACGCTAAGATACTTACCTAGACACTGCGCTTAATTCTTTTGCTAGAATGAacctttcaatttatttatcCCTCTCCTGAATTCACGGAATACCTTCTTAACTTAAAATAACTTATTACTTTGCAAGAGTGGTACACAATTCTACAAGAAAATTGTAATTATAGTACATGATTAAAACCGctggaattaaaaaaatatgactAAAGCAAATCAGCAGGTTTTGTAATAAACAAATAGGTAAATATGCTGCATTTCCACATAAAGATCAAATATAATATACCCTTCAGTCATTGGGAGCTCCATTCTAAAGACTTTGAAGCTTGCTGCCGCTGAGAATCGCACCCCGTCGGCGGTACTCGTGCCAGCTGTTAGGAAGTAAATCTTCGCTGCCTACCTTCAgcttgaaatttggccaattaaCCCTGCTTTGACTTAAAAGGAAACGAAAATCGAAAGGAATTATCTTTCTTCAATGCAAACGAGCAGCTGTGCTGTTAAGTCAAATGAGAAAACGTGATCTAGCATTAAGCCGTAGCCATGTATaacaaaacaagttgtttttcattggacaACTTGGACcttcgttgttgttttgctgaggCGGCCGAAATGAAGTACAAGACTTATTTTTCCATTATTTTCGCAAGCAGCATCGTTTTCCTTATTTTGTCCCCCGTGGCAGTGGTGGGAAATGCATTGATTTTGGCAGCGATTTGGAAAAGGACATTTCAGAGGACGTGGCTTTACGTTCTTCTTAGTGGTTTGGCGCTCAGTGATTTTTGCATAGGACTCATTGTTCAACCATTACTGGCTCTTtgttattttctgtttcttgacGAGTCAGGTGTAGTAGACGCTCAAAAACACTTAAATGCCTATATCATCATAACTTATGTTGGGCTCATGAGCGGAACATTCTTTTCCAATGTCGAATTAATTCTTATAACACTGTTGTCCATTGAACGCTGGCTACATATGAGCAGACGGTCCTTAATGATGACACCTCACCGCCGTTGCGTTGCAGTCACTTTATTACTAGTCGTTCCAGCTTTTTTTGTAGTGTCAAATGTTGTGCAGCAATTGAGGCGTGGAAGGTTAGGTGTGGCTTTAACTATTATCAATGTTGTGGTTATAGTGCTCTGCTACTTGATTACGTCATTTGCTTACTACAAACTCTACCGAATAATTCGTCAGCACCAGCAACAAGTTCAAGGGAACCAATCTTCTCAAAATTTTGGACAACCGGCAATAAACTTGGCTAAATACAAG from Montipora capricornis isolate CH-2021 chromosome 12, ASM3666992v2, whole genome shotgun sequence encodes the following:
- the LOC138027436 gene encoding high-affinity lysophosphatidic acid receptor-like — its product is MYNKTSCFSLDNLDLRCCFAEAAEMKYKTYFSIIFASSIVFLILSPVAVVGNALILAAIWKRTFQRTWLYVLLSGLALSDFCIGLIVQPLLALCYFLFLDESGVVDAQKHLNAYIIITYVGLMSGTFFSNVELILITLLSIERWLHMSRRSLMMTPHRRCVAVTLLLVVPAFFVVSNVVQQLRRGRLGVALTIINVVVIVLCYLITSFAYYKLYRIIRQHQQQVQGNQSSQNFGQPAINLAKYKRSVKSMLYIFALFSVTLTPVVGGMAFLLSRAENLSCLEAIAVFYVSLSICFLSSSLNPAIYLWRMNEVREGVKSLFWANV